ATAATCCGATTACCATGAAATCTTTTGAATTCGAGTCTAAAATGGATCAGCAATTAAGCATGAATAATATCCGTGACTTGAAGATTAAAGACATAACCCAAGTACAAAATGCGGGTGGTCTGGAAGTGAAGAAAAAGTACGAAGTAAGAAAGCCTTTCTTGCTGAATATCGATTTAGTGTTAACGTTCGAGAAAGATTTTGATCAAAGGTTCGTCCAAAGTCAGAGTAAGTGATCCGCGCTTACCCAGCCGTATCGGTTATCAATTCAAGCAACCCGAGCTGCTCCAGCTTGCCCTGACACACCGATCGGTCAGTCACAAACACAACTATGAGCGCCTAGAGTTTCTAGGCGATTCATTATTAGGCATGATCATTGCCAATCACCTTTACCATGCTTATCCGCATGAAAATGAAGGGCGTCTGACCCGTATGCGGGCAACGCTTGTACGGCAAGAAACTCTGGGTAAAATTGCAACCGATTTGAAACTTGGGCCGTGTTTAATACTCAGTACCGGTGAGTTGAAATCAGGTGGCCACCATCGTGAATCAATTCTCGCCGATACCGTGGAAGCAATTATTGGGGCCATTTATCTTGATTGTTATGATTTAAGTAGCTTGCAAAAAATTGTTCTAAAATGGTATGAGCCCTATTTAGAACATATTGAACCCACTGATCAATTGAAAGATCCAAAATCACGCTTGCAGGAATATCTGCAGGCACGTAAAAAGCCATTACCGATCTATGAAGTGGTTGATATTCAAGGTGATGCACCGAATCAACACTTTAAAGTTGAATGTCGAGTCGAAGGGCTTTCCGTATTCAATGGTGAAGGTTCCAGCCGTCGATTTGCTGAACAGACAGCAGCGGCGGAAATTTTAAAACTTTTGGAGCAGTAGTCTGCCATGTCAAATCATTCCGATCACATCGATGCTGATCACGAGCCGTCTAATGACAGCAATAACCTGATTAACCAGTTCTTTAGTGAACAGGGTACAGAAATCCCATCTGACTTTCGCAGTGGTTTCGTTGCGATTGTGGGACGTCCGAACGTAGGCAAGTCTACGTTAATGAACCACTTGTTGGGACAAAAACTTTCTATTACTTCACGTAAGCCTCAAACCACTCGACATAAAATTGTCGGGATTGATTCGCGTGAAAAGTCTCAGGCGGTATTTGTTGATACCCCAGGGATGCACAAAAAAGAAGTGCGTGCCATCAATAAAATGATGAACCGTGCAGCACACTCCGCACTGCGTGATGTCAATCTGGTTCTGTTTGTTGTGGATGCACAAAAGTGGACGCAGAATGATGAGCTGGTACTGGAAAAACTGCGTAATGCGGAAATGCCGGTGATTCTGGTCATTAACAAACTGGATACCCTTGAAAATAAAAATATGGCACTACCTTTGATCCAGGAACGTGCCAAGCTCATGAACTTCGCTGAGATCGTTCCGGTTTCTGCTTTGCGCGGTGCCAATCTCGAACATTTACGCGACACGATTGAGCGTTATTTGCCATTCCAGCCACCGTTGTATTCATTTGACCAGATTACAGATCGCTCAGAGCGTTTCCTTGCCTCAGAAATCA
This portion of the Acinetobacter sp. GSS19 genome encodes:
- a CDS encoding DUF4845 domain-containing protein; this translates as MRKAQQGVSVIGVLLAVILFAIVAKAALAIWPAYWDDRVINKEIEDVLKNNPITMKSFEFESKMDQQLSMNNIRDLKIKDITQVQNAGGLEVKKKYEVRKPFLLNIDLVLTFEKDFDQRFVQSQSK
- the era gene encoding GTPase Era; translation: MSNHSDHIDADHEPSNDSNNLINQFFSEQGTEIPSDFRSGFVAIVGRPNVGKSTLMNHLLGQKLSITSRKPQTTRHKIVGIDSREKSQAVFVDTPGMHKKEVRAINKMMNRAAHSALRDVNLVLFVVDAQKWTQNDELVLEKLRNAEMPVILVINKLDTLENKNMALPLIQERAKLMNFAEIVPVSALRGANLEHLRDTIERYLPFQPPLYSFDQITDRSERFLASEIIREKIMRQLGEELPYDLTVQIESFKTEEAVLNEKTGRMKAPCTYIDATIFVDRPGQKAIVIGEKGAKLKRIGMDARADMEKMFEQKIMLTLWVKVKGGWSDDERALKSLGYSDI
- the rnc gene encoding ribonuclease III encodes the protein MIKGSSKVRVSDPRLPSRIGYQFKQPELLQLALTHRSVSHKHNYERLEFLGDSLLGMIIANHLYHAYPHENEGRLTRMRATLVRQETLGKIATDLKLGPCLILSTGELKSGGHHRESILADTVEAIIGAIYLDCYDLSSLQKIVLKWYEPYLEHIEPTDQLKDPKSRLQEYLQARKKPLPIYEVVDIQGDAPNQHFKVECRVEGLSVFNGEGSSRRFAEQTAAAEILKLLEQ